A section of the Euwallacea similis isolate ESF13 chromosome 9, ESF131.1, whole genome shotgun sequence genome encodes:
- the mi gene encoding uncharacterized protein mi isoform X2, translating to MEFEFKYFKYSKDATNFLLTMDHDSGYVEGAENTPSSMEYEPSKQVTVGLYRKDFPINEDALLEKPVASLNWSADLPYEIPVEDHEETRKLFFSPDVVESSVPSQGSSVHYSGLESDSCSEREIPVQKPIVFHDKCMIIESTDNDVLTLTGSESDKSLEETFVSQIVANRNICTYNECSLQRASCSSTNKSSHAILECQNLAPPTCENQMPSLEVSKTISSSQPNKRLTLVFWKSDQENYSVKRKYPSMTPEKQPSNPVDFNISPDIFNDEDIPLNNSKTYFDNQDNFQKPPCIQTKIKEKPAEKLDQRLLKRINKGMSGVLPPPSVTVLRMTLGDMMHKLEENKSFWFWKTDPEKKDRREEGLNSSGDSGGGIGKSVLLSVSLEEVRESQWPEVLDLRCHGLHYNCSKISEEIMDLCDKYQKRFVGAETQSTCTIFEVQPAGSPSKRKTSKPRWGGGKSPGRRLSHLARRRITFSSANLQASGSSLAGSRARQILVDAKKIDLMNRRKSPRKSPRKTPNKSPKVKTRTPSSSAKKKLALRFRKLTGEIENVGSKRALFKSPARDSSSLFYSSAGRTSDEKPQLRRALFASPSKGRKSPVKLRFGFEKKRKRSESDEMGHPSKFARSMSMDVKPASASISKPMPRTQSELNISLNKQNELSEQHKKKLLWAVSGALQSQNITNSHPQWKVFASVLARVTRRFFISQMIASGGAKCEGGTSERMHRIARYHVISVIKGKTPDEIVHEYLRNKAKVQRPQGYVPPAEMRAPSGDKENVFQARGNTLESWEKRRAEQQPSKQPLLENKIERIRKVINFGDDS from the exons ATGGAATTTGAGTTTAAGTATTTCAAATACTCCAAGGATGCCACCAATTTCCTCTTAACGATGGATCACGACAGCGGCTACGTGGAGGGGGCTGAGAACACCCCATCAAGTATGGAATATGAGCCCTCAAAGCAGGTAACAGTAGGGCTCTACAGAAAAGACTTTCCAATCAATGAAGACGCACTACTGGAGAAGCCCGTGGCATCTTTGAATTGGAGTGCTGATTTGCCTTATGAGATCCCAGTGGAAGATCATGAGGAGACTCGGAAATTGTTTTTCTCTCCGGATGTGGTTGAGAGCTCAGTGCCAAGTCAAGGGAGCAGTGTACATTACAGTGGACTTGAAAGTGATAGCTGCTCAGAAAGGGAAATTCCAGTGCAAAAACCTATAGTGTTTCATGATAAGTGTATGATAATTGAAAGCACAGACAATGATGTGCTGACACTCACTGGGTCAGAAAGTGACAAGTCTTTAGAGGAGACTTTTGTGTCCCAGATCGTTGCAAACAGAAACATTTGTACCTACAATGAATGCTCGTTACAAAGGGCTTCTTGCAGCAGTACAAACAAAAGTTCTCACGCCATTCTTGAATGTCAGAATTTAGCCCCTCCAACCTGTGAAAACCAAATGCCTTCACTAGAAGTTAGTAAAACCATTTCATCTTCTCAACCCAATAAACGCCTGACTTTAGTCTTCTGGAAATCAGACCAAGAAAACTACTCAGTCAAGCGCAAGTACCCCAGCATGACCCCAGAAAAGCAGCCCTCCAACCCCGTTGACTTTAATATCAGTcctgacattttcaatgatGAAGACATCCCTTTAAATAACAGCAAAACCTACTTCGACAATCAAGATAATTTCCAAAAGCCCCCCTGCATACAGACTAAAATCAAAGAGAAACCTGCAGAAAAACTTGATCAGAGACTGCTCAAGAGAATTAACAAGGGCATGAGTGGAGTGTTGCCGCCTCCAAGTGTCACAGTTTTGCGCATGACTCTGGGAGACATGATGCATAAGCTGGAGGAGAATAAGAGCTTTTGGTTTTGGAAGACTGATCCAGAGAAAAAGGACCGAAGGGAAGAGGGTTTGAATTCCAGTGGAGATAGTGGAGGAGGTATTGGAAAGTCAGTCCTGCTCAGTGTAAGCTTGGAGGAGGTACGTGAGTCTCAGTGGCCTGAGGTTTTAGATTTGCGATGTCATGGACTGCA TTACAACTGTAGCAAAATTTCTGAAGAAATCATGGACCTTTGTGATAAATACCAGAAGCGATTCGTGGGTGCAGAAACCCAATCCACATGCACAATTTTCGAGGTCCAACCCGCGGGCAGTCCCTCGAAACGTAAAACCTCAAAACCCCGCTGGGGAGGAGGCAAATCCCCCGGTCGCAGATTGAGCCATTTGGCTCGACGACGCATCACCTTCTCGAGCGCCAATCTCCAAGCCAGCGGCTCCTCTCTAGCAGGCTCCAGAGCTCGGCAAATATTGGTAGACGCCAAGAAAATTGATCTAATGAATCGCCGTAAAAGCCCTAGGAAAAGTCCAAGAAAGACACCTAATAAAAGCCCGAAAGTCAAAACCAGAACTCCATCGAGTTCTGCGAAGAAAAAACTGGCTTTGAGGTTCCGGAAATTGACCGGAGAGATCGAAAA TGTGGGGAGCAAGAGGGCGCTCTTTAAGAGCCCCGCTCGTGATAGTTCTAGTCTTTTTtatagttcag CAGGTAGGACTTCGGACGAGAAGCCACAGTTGCGTAGAGCATTGTTTGCATCTCCCTCTAAAGGGAGAAAGTCTCCCGTGAAGTTGCGATTCGGTTTTGAAAAGAAGCGCAAACGCAGCGAGTCTGATGAAATGGGGCACCCGTCTAAGTTCGCCAGGAGTATGTCCATGGATGTGAAACCGGCGTCTGCGAGCATCAGCAAACCTATGCCACGTACTCAAAGTGAACTCAACATCTCCCTCAACAAACAAAATGAACTCAGTGAACAGCACAAAAAG aaactccTTTGGGCAGTCAGCGGAGCGCTACAGAGTCAGAACATCACAAACTCCCATCCGCAGTGGAAAGTGTTTGCTTCGGTGTTGGCCCGCGTAACTCGCCGGTTTTTTATTAGCCAAATGATAGCCAGTGGGGGAGCAAAGTGTGAGGGAGGCACTTCAGAGCGCATGCACCGCATTGCGCGCTACCACGTGATTAGTGTGATTAAAGGCAAGACACCGGATGAGATTGTTCATGAGTACTTGCGAAATAAAGCGAAGGTTCAGCGTCCCCAGGGCTATGTGCCCCCTGCGGAGATGAGGGCACCTTCGGGGGACAAAGAAAACGTGTTTCAAGCGCGCGGAAATACATTGGAAAGCTGGGAGAAGCGCCGGGCGGAGCAACAGCCCTCCAAACAGCCCCTGCttgagaataaaattgaacGCATTCGGAAGGTTATTAATTTCGGGGATGATAGTTGA
- the DNApol-epsilon58 gene encoding DNA polymerase epsilon subunit 2, which yields MANTKEKIKKKLQNDLKLSGFNIRREFCSQLVDKFLEAHVDLASNEIFNETVRNICSTLETQCQAGHSIEQEHINRTLEVCLHSGYDRNETICNVINAFDFPKLYYNQDRKIYLPDPQKSILLAEPEVKSKMFLERYSKVLQRIKRVVAHTLLKEEQHHLSLQTVDYLLTLSEVTLERTLVLGALLQVTDGKYVLEDPTGIVQLDLAHAKYHPGFFVENCIVLVNGYYEDKVLHVSTMIMPTGEDYIDSRLTFGNLNYFGGPSLLSLKDSKRLKKHLQENPGGMFVFLSDVWLDHPQTFSKLEKLFEQMEQFSPPVAFVFMGNFMSKSHGMEILNDLKKHFKRLAELIEKYDILAEQSKFIFVPGLADPCTPHIVPRFELPKCVTEDIERTVPNAIFATNPCRIQYCTKEIVVFRADIVAKLLQGSLHKPRQEDIPKCVTKTIIGQGHLTPLSLNALNVHWDFDYCMSLYPLPDLVVIGDKSEAYKDHYKNCVVTNPGQFCAGDFSFKMYFPANEVEDAVQDCAVDVIG from the exons ATGGCTAACaccaaggaaaaaattaaaaagaagcTTCAAAACGACCTCAAACTTAGCGGCTTTAACATTCGGCG CGAATTTTGCTCCCAGCTGGTGGATAAGTTTCTGGAGGCCCATGTAGACTTAGCCTCAAACGAGATTTTCAACGAAACTGTGAGGAACATTTGCTCAACACTCGAAACTCAATGCCAAGCAGGCCACAGCATCGAGCAGGAACATATAAATCGAACCTTGGAGGTGTGCCTGCACTCTGGTTATGATCGCAATGAAACTATATGCAATGTCATCAATGCCTTTGATTTTCCCAAGTTATATTATAACCAAGACCGGAAGATCTATCTACCAGACCCACAAAAGAGTATCCTTTTAGCAGAGCCTGAAGTCAAGTCAAAGATGTTCTTAGAAAGGTACTCAAAAGTTTTGCAAAGAATCAAACGAGTTGTTGCCCATACCCTACTGAAAGAAGAGCAGCATCACTTGAGTTTACAGACTGTTGATTATTTGCTCACTTTGTCTGAAGTGACATTGGAAAGAACCCTTGTGTTGGGGGCTTTACTACAAGTTACTGATGGTAAGTATGTGCTTGAAGACCCTACTGGAATTGTGCAACTGGATTTAGCACATGCCAAGTACCATCCTGGTTTTTTTGTGGAGAACTGTATAGTGCTGGTAAATGGGTATTATGAGGACAAAGTTTTGCATGTTTCTACCATGATTATGCCCACTGGAGAGGATTACATTGATTCCag ATTAACTTTCGGGAACCTGAATTATTTTGGAGGGCCATCTTTGCTCTCCTTGAAAGACTCCAAAAGACTGAAAAAGCACCTTCAAGAAAACCCTGGAGGAATGTTTGTTTTTCTGTCAGATGTTTGGCTAGATCATCCACAGACATTCAGCAAGTTGGAGAAGCTCTTTGAACAAATGGAACAATTCTCTCCCCCAGTTGCTTTTGTCTTCATGGGCAATTTCATGTCTAAATCCCATGGTATGGAGATTCTCAATGATCTCAAAAAGCACTTTAAAAGACTTGCAGAGTTGATTGAGAAGTATGACATATTGGCCGAGCAGagcaaattcatttttgtaccAGGACTCGCAGACCCTTGTACCCCCCATATTGTTCCTAG GTTTGAATTACCAAAATGTGTGACTGAAGATATAGAACGTACAGTGCCAAACGCGATCTTCGCGACAAATCCTTGCAGGATTCAATATTGCACCAAAGAAATAGTAGTCTTTAGGGCAGATATTGTTGCGAAGCTTCTGCAAGGTTCTCTACATAAACCCCGCCAAGAAGACATTCCAAAATGC GTTACAAAAACTATAATAGGACAGGGCCATTTAACACCACTGAGTCTCAACGCCCTTAACGTGCATTGGGATTTCGATTATTGCATGTCCCTCTATCCTTTGCCCGATTTAGTGGTGATTGGAGACAAATCAGAGGCGTACAAAGACCACTACAAAAACTGTGTTGTCACGAACCCT GGCCAATTTTGCGCCGGGGATTTCAGCTTTAAGATGTACTTTCCGGCCAATGAAGTTGAGGATGCGGTACAGGATTGCGCTGTTGATGTTATAggatag
- the mi gene encoding uncharacterized protein mi isoform X3, with the protein MEFEFKYFKYSKDATNFLLTMDHDSGYVEGAENTPSSMEYEPSKQVTVGLYRKDFPINEDALLEKPVASLNWSADLPYEIPVEDHEETRKLFFSPDVVESSVPSQGSSVHYSGLESDSCSEREIPVQKPIVFHDKCMIIESTDNDVLTLTGSESDKSLEETFVSQIVANRNICTYNECSLQRASCSSTNKSSHAILECQNLAPPTCENQMPSLEVSKTISSSQPNKRLTLVFWKSDQENYSVKRKYPSMTPEKQPSNPVDFNISPDIFNDEDIPLNNSKTYFDNQDNFQKPPCIQTKIKEKPAEKLDQRLLKRINKGMSGVLPPPSVTVLRMTLGDMMHKLEENKSFWFWKTDPEKKDRREEGLNSSGDSGGGIGKSVLLSVSLEEVRESQWPEVLDLRCHGLHYNCSKISEEIMDLCDKYQKRFVGAETQSTCTIFEVQPAGSPSKRKTSKPRWGGGKSPGRRLSHLARRRITFSSANLQASGSSLAGSRARQILVDAKKIDLMNRRKSPRKSPRKTPNKSPKVKTRTPSSSAKKKLALRFRKLTGEIENVGSKRALFKSPARDSSSLFYSSGRTSDEKPQLRRALFASPSKGRKSPVKLRFGFEKKRKRSESDEMGHPSKFARSMSMDVKPASASISKPMPRTQSELNISLNKQNELSEQHKKKLLWAVSGALQSQNITNSHPQWKVFASVLARVTRRFFISQMIASGGAKCEGGTSERMHRIARYHVISVIKGKTPDEIVHEYLRNKAKVQRPQGYVPPAEMRAPSGDKENVFQARGNTLESWEKRRAEQQPSKQPLLENKIERIRKVINFGDDS; encoded by the exons ATGGAATTTGAGTTTAAGTATTTCAAATACTCCAAGGATGCCACCAATTTCCTCTTAACGATGGATCACGACAGCGGCTACGTGGAGGGGGCTGAGAACACCCCATCAAGTATGGAATATGAGCCCTCAAAGCAGGTAACAGTAGGGCTCTACAGAAAAGACTTTCCAATCAATGAAGACGCACTACTGGAGAAGCCCGTGGCATCTTTGAATTGGAGTGCTGATTTGCCTTATGAGATCCCAGTGGAAGATCATGAGGAGACTCGGAAATTGTTTTTCTCTCCGGATGTGGTTGAGAGCTCAGTGCCAAGTCAAGGGAGCAGTGTACATTACAGTGGACTTGAAAGTGATAGCTGCTCAGAAAGGGAAATTCCAGTGCAAAAACCTATAGTGTTTCATGATAAGTGTATGATAATTGAAAGCACAGACAATGATGTGCTGACACTCACTGGGTCAGAAAGTGACAAGTCTTTAGAGGAGACTTTTGTGTCCCAGATCGTTGCAAACAGAAACATTTGTACCTACAATGAATGCTCGTTACAAAGGGCTTCTTGCAGCAGTACAAACAAAAGTTCTCACGCCATTCTTGAATGTCAGAATTTAGCCCCTCCAACCTGTGAAAACCAAATGCCTTCACTAGAAGTTAGTAAAACCATTTCATCTTCTCAACCCAATAAACGCCTGACTTTAGTCTTCTGGAAATCAGACCAAGAAAACTACTCAGTCAAGCGCAAGTACCCCAGCATGACCCCAGAAAAGCAGCCCTCCAACCCCGTTGACTTTAATATCAGTcctgacattttcaatgatGAAGACATCCCTTTAAATAACAGCAAAACCTACTTCGACAATCAAGATAATTTCCAAAAGCCCCCCTGCATACAGACTAAAATCAAAGAGAAACCTGCAGAAAAACTTGATCAGAGACTGCTCAAGAGAATTAACAAGGGCATGAGTGGAGTGTTGCCGCCTCCAAGTGTCACAGTTTTGCGCATGACTCTGGGAGACATGATGCATAAGCTGGAGGAGAATAAGAGCTTTTGGTTTTGGAAGACTGATCCAGAGAAAAAGGACCGAAGGGAAGAGGGTTTGAATTCCAGTGGAGATAGTGGAGGAGGTATTGGAAAGTCAGTCCTGCTCAGTGTAAGCTTGGAGGAGGTACGTGAGTCTCAGTGGCCTGAGGTTTTAGATTTGCGATGTCATGGACTGCA TTACAACTGTAGCAAAATTTCTGAAGAAATCATGGACCTTTGTGATAAATACCAGAAGCGATTCGTGGGTGCAGAAACCCAATCCACATGCACAATTTTCGAGGTCCAACCCGCGGGCAGTCCCTCGAAACGTAAAACCTCAAAACCCCGCTGGGGAGGAGGCAAATCCCCCGGTCGCAGATTGAGCCATTTGGCTCGACGACGCATCACCTTCTCGAGCGCCAATCTCCAAGCCAGCGGCTCCTCTCTAGCAGGCTCCAGAGCTCGGCAAATATTGGTAGACGCCAAGAAAATTGATCTAATGAATCGCCGTAAAAGCCCTAGGAAAAGTCCAAGAAAGACACCTAATAAAAGCCCGAAAGTCAAAACCAGAACTCCATCGAGTTCTGCGAAGAAAAAACTGGCTTTGAGGTTCCGGAAATTGACCGGAGAGATCGAAAA TGTGGGGAGCAAGAGGGCGCTCTTTAAGAGCCCCGCTCGTGATAGTTCTAGTCTTTTTtatagttcag GTAGGACTTCGGACGAGAAGCCACAGTTGCGTAGAGCATTGTTTGCATCTCCCTCTAAAGGGAGAAAGTCTCCCGTGAAGTTGCGATTCGGTTTTGAAAAGAAGCGCAAACGCAGCGAGTCTGATGAAATGGGGCACCCGTCTAAGTTCGCCAGGAGTATGTCCATGGATGTGAAACCGGCGTCTGCGAGCATCAGCAAACCTATGCCACGTACTCAAAGTGAACTCAACATCTCCCTCAACAAACAAAATGAACTCAGTGAACAGCACAAAAAG aaactccTTTGGGCAGTCAGCGGAGCGCTACAGAGTCAGAACATCACAAACTCCCATCCGCAGTGGAAAGTGTTTGCTTCGGTGTTGGCCCGCGTAACTCGCCGGTTTTTTATTAGCCAAATGATAGCCAGTGGGGGAGCAAAGTGTGAGGGAGGCACTTCAGAGCGCATGCACCGCATTGCGCGCTACCACGTGATTAGTGTGATTAAAGGCAAGACACCGGATGAGATTGTTCATGAGTACTTGCGAAATAAAGCGAAGGTTCAGCGTCCCCAGGGCTATGTGCCCCCTGCGGAGATGAGGGCACCTTCGGGGGACAAAGAAAACGTGTTTCAAGCGCGCGGAAATACATTGGAAAGCTGGGAGAAGCGCCGGGCGGAGCAACAGCCCTCCAAACAGCCCCTGCttgagaataaaattgaacGCATTCGGAAGGTTATTAATTTCGGGGATGATAGTTGA
- the mi gene encoding uncharacterized protein mi isoform X1, producing the protein MEFEFKYFKYSKDATNFLLTMDHDSGYVEGAENTPSSMEYEPSKQVTVGLYRKDFPINEDALLEKPVASLNWSADLPYEIPVEDHEETRKLFFSPDVVESSVPSQGSSVHYSGLESDSCSEREIPVQKPIVFHDKCMIIESTDNDVLTLTGSESDKSLEETFVSQIVANRNICTYNECSLQRASCSSTNKSSHAILECQNLAPPTCENQMPSLEVSKTISSSQPNKRLTLVFWKSDQENYSVKRKYPSMTPEKQPSNPVDFNISPDIFNDEDIPLNNSKTYFDNQDNFQKPPCIQTKIKEKPAEKLDQRLLKRINKGMSGVLPPPSVTVLRMTLGDMMHKLEENKSFWFWKTDPEKKDRREEGLNSSGDSGGGIGKSVLLSVSLEEVRESQWPEVLDLRCHGLHYNCSKISEEIMDLCDKYQKRFVGAETQSTCTIFEVQPAGSPSKRKTSKPRWGGGKSPGRRLSHLARRRITFSSANLQASGSSLAGSRARQILVDAKKIDLMNRRKSPRKSPRKTPNKSPKVKTRTPSSSAKKKLALRFRKLTGEIEKSEPRRAFFKSPEKSVGSKRALFKSPARDSSSLFYSSAGRTSDEKPQLRRALFASPSKGRKSPVKLRFGFEKKRKRSESDEMGHPSKFARSMSMDVKPASASISKPMPRTQSELNISLNKQNELSEQHKKKLLWAVSGALQSQNITNSHPQWKVFASVLARVTRRFFISQMIASGGAKCEGGTSERMHRIARYHVISVIKGKTPDEIVHEYLRNKAKVQRPQGYVPPAEMRAPSGDKENVFQARGNTLESWEKRRAEQQPSKQPLLENKIERIRKVINFGDDS; encoded by the exons ATGGAATTTGAGTTTAAGTATTTCAAATACTCCAAGGATGCCACCAATTTCCTCTTAACGATGGATCACGACAGCGGCTACGTGGAGGGGGCTGAGAACACCCCATCAAGTATGGAATATGAGCCCTCAAAGCAGGTAACAGTAGGGCTCTACAGAAAAGACTTTCCAATCAATGAAGACGCACTACTGGAGAAGCCCGTGGCATCTTTGAATTGGAGTGCTGATTTGCCTTATGAGATCCCAGTGGAAGATCATGAGGAGACTCGGAAATTGTTTTTCTCTCCGGATGTGGTTGAGAGCTCAGTGCCAAGTCAAGGGAGCAGTGTACATTACAGTGGACTTGAAAGTGATAGCTGCTCAGAAAGGGAAATTCCAGTGCAAAAACCTATAGTGTTTCATGATAAGTGTATGATAATTGAAAGCACAGACAATGATGTGCTGACACTCACTGGGTCAGAAAGTGACAAGTCTTTAGAGGAGACTTTTGTGTCCCAGATCGTTGCAAACAGAAACATTTGTACCTACAATGAATGCTCGTTACAAAGGGCTTCTTGCAGCAGTACAAACAAAAGTTCTCACGCCATTCTTGAATGTCAGAATTTAGCCCCTCCAACCTGTGAAAACCAAATGCCTTCACTAGAAGTTAGTAAAACCATTTCATCTTCTCAACCCAATAAACGCCTGACTTTAGTCTTCTGGAAATCAGACCAAGAAAACTACTCAGTCAAGCGCAAGTACCCCAGCATGACCCCAGAAAAGCAGCCCTCCAACCCCGTTGACTTTAATATCAGTcctgacattttcaatgatGAAGACATCCCTTTAAATAACAGCAAAACCTACTTCGACAATCAAGATAATTTCCAAAAGCCCCCCTGCATACAGACTAAAATCAAAGAGAAACCTGCAGAAAAACTTGATCAGAGACTGCTCAAGAGAATTAACAAGGGCATGAGTGGAGTGTTGCCGCCTCCAAGTGTCACAGTTTTGCGCATGACTCTGGGAGACATGATGCATAAGCTGGAGGAGAATAAGAGCTTTTGGTTTTGGAAGACTGATCCAGAGAAAAAGGACCGAAGGGAAGAGGGTTTGAATTCCAGTGGAGATAGTGGAGGAGGTATTGGAAAGTCAGTCCTGCTCAGTGTAAGCTTGGAGGAGGTACGTGAGTCTCAGTGGCCTGAGGTTTTAGATTTGCGATGTCATGGACTGCA TTACAACTGTAGCAAAATTTCTGAAGAAATCATGGACCTTTGTGATAAATACCAGAAGCGATTCGTGGGTGCAGAAACCCAATCCACATGCACAATTTTCGAGGTCCAACCCGCGGGCAGTCCCTCGAAACGTAAAACCTCAAAACCCCGCTGGGGAGGAGGCAAATCCCCCGGTCGCAGATTGAGCCATTTGGCTCGACGACGCATCACCTTCTCGAGCGCCAATCTCCAAGCCAGCGGCTCCTCTCTAGCAGGCTCCAGAGCTCGGCAAATATTGGTAGACGCCAAGAAAATTGATCTAATGAATCGCCGTAAAAGCCCTAGGAAAAGTCCAAGAAAGACACCTAATAAAAGCCCGAAAGTCAAAACCAGAACTCCATCGAGTTCTGCGAAGAAAAAACTGGCTTTGAGGTTCCGGAAATTGACCGGAGAGATCGAAAAGTCGGAGCCGAGAAGGGCTTTCTTTAAAAGCCCAGAGAAGAGTGTGGGGAGCAAGAGGGCGCTCTTTAAGAGCCCCGCTCGTGATAGTTCTAGTCTTTTTtatagttcag CAGGTAGGACTTCGGACGAGAAGCCACAGTTGCGTAGAGCATTGTTTGCATCTCCCTCTAAAGGGAGAAAGTCTCCCGTGAAGTTGCGATTCGGTTTTGAAAAGAAGCGCAAACGCAGCGAGTCTGATGAAATGGGGCACCCGTCTAAGTTCGCCAGGAGTATGTCCATGGATGTGAAACCGGCGTCTGCGAGCATCAGCAAACCTATGCCACGTACTCAAAGTGAACTCAACATCTCCCTCAACAAACAAAATGAACTCAGTGAACAGCACAAAAAG aaactccTTTGGGCAGTCAGCGGAGCGCTACAGAGTCAGAACATCACAAACTCCCATCCGCAGTGGAAAGTGTTTGCTTCGGTGTTGGCCCGCGTAACTCGCCGGTTTTTTATTAGCCAAATGATAGCCAGTGGGGGAGCAAAGTGTGAGGGAGGCACTTCAGAGCGCATGCACCGCATTGCGCGCTACCACGTGATTAGTGTGATTAAAGGCAAGACACCGGATGAGATTGTTCATGAGTACTTGCGAAATAAAGCGAAGGTTCAGCGTCCCCAGGGCTATGTGCCCCCTGCGGAGATGAGGGCACCTTCGGGGGACAAAGAAAACGTGTTTCAAGCGCGCGGAAATACATTGGAAAGCTGGGAGAAGCGCCGGGCGGAGCAACAGCCCTCCAAACAGCCCCTGCttgagaataaaattgaacGCATTCGGAAGGTTATTAATTTCGGGGATGATAGTTGA